GTATATGTCACTATTACCAGCCAACAAATACTATGCATTGTTTATTTGTGGACGGAGCAAGAGGTTAAAGTTGACAGTAAAGAAGCATTATTAAATACGTTACTAGAGCTTAATGTACCGATGCCACTTTCTTCTTTTGCTAAAGCAGACGACAAGTATCTTGTTTATGGCGCTTTATCGCTACAGTCCAGTTTTGAAGATATATTGCATGAAATTATTACGCTTCACGATAATGCCATGGAAGCCACTAGTGCTTTAGCAGAATATTTAGTGTAACCAAGGTGTATTATGAATCTAATTAAAGCTTTTTTAAGCAAACTAGAACAGTCGCTCAATAGCTTAGAGCAGCCCACGGTTCATTCAGCAGAAGAAATCAATAATATTATTAAAGAAAATGCTGCAACACTAAAAAAACTTAAACAAACACTGGCAAATAAGCAGCCTCTGGTAACGGAGCTACAGCAACATAAAAATGATAAAGCCAAACAGCTGGCACATTTAGAAAAAGAAATTGATCATTTATTATCAACCGGACATGAAAGTAAAGCATTATTAAAATCAGAACAAAGCGCTACGCTTTCCGTTGCGTTAGAGGCTATCGAAGCACAATATAATGATCTAACTAGTCTGATTGAAAAAACCAGGCAAGCTATTGAAAGAAGTGAACATGCACTGATAGAAGCACAACGTGAACGACTTATTCAAACAAATATTGATGGCGTTAGCCAGATAAACCTCGCCGTCTCCGAGCATTTAAAAAAAACCAGTCAACCACTGGTGACAGCCAGCTGCATAAAAGACAAAGGGCTAACAAGACATAAAACCACAAAAAACAATCAGCCATCCTGGTGTAATGGCACTATGCATAACATAGCCCAAAACACCGAGGTTAAAACCATTCGTCAGTTAATGCAGCCAAAAACTTAACTTAATTAATCCACCTGACAAACATACGCATTTTTTATGACTAAAGACACCAAGCTTCCAGAAAAATGGCAACAAGAAAAGAAAGCACTTAAAGCTGTACAGGTTGCTTTCGATTTGGGAACTGAAATTCAGTTACAAATCCGCCGAGAAGCAGTCGATAGAGGCATAAACCCTTCAGATCGAGTTAGACAAATACTTGGTTTGCCCGTTCATCGAAAACCACAGCGACTGAGACTATCTATCTCATTAACAGAAGAGGATTTTTTATTCCTAGCGGACAAATTTAATCTCGATCCTGGTAATAAAGTAGAAATAAAACATTTAGCTGCTGAACTACTAGTAGACCATGTTTCTAAACCCCAAACCGAATAGCAAGGCATTTATATATGGAAACCTTTTTAAGCACCATCATTTCATTTCCAACTGCTATTTACACGACGTTATTAGGTATCGTTCTTTGTTATTGGCTATTTGCACTGATAGGAATGATGGATATTGATATCTTAGATGGTGATATGGATATTGATGCTGACGGTGATATTGATGGTACAGCAGGTATTAGTGGCCTAATGGTTACTCTTGGCTTAACTGGTGTCCCGATTACTATCATTATTTCATTTTTAGTATTTTGGGGTTGGCTATTTACCTATTTTGCATCGTTATTTTTACTACAATTATTACCTTTTAATTGGCTGCAGTGGCTTGTTGGCGCAGGTGTTATTGTAATTAGCTTTGGTCTATCCATTATATTAACCGCACGCTGTATCAGGCCACTAAAACCCTTTTTTAAAAGCCATCATCATCAAGAGTCCTTGGTTGGTAGACAATGTGTTATTAGCACCAGCAAAGTAACTGAAAAATTTGGTCAGGCTATTTGCGACCTTGGTAGTACTGAGCTGATTATTAATATTCGTCACAAAGAGCCCAACTCATTAAAAAAAGGAGACAAGGTGACAATTTTAGAGCATAACAAAGAACACAACACCTACACTGTCAGTGAACTAGATTTAATTGATTAATCCAAAAAAATTATTCAGCCCCCAATATTAAGGAGTAAAGAATGGACTGGTTATCAACCGCAATGCCTATCTTCGTATTTATCGGAATTGGTGTAATAGTCATTTTTGCAATACTTGCACTCGTAAATAAGTTCTACGTTAAAGTTGAGCAAGGGGTTGCCATGATTGTTAACACCATGCGAAAAGAACCTGAAGTTACTTTTACTGGCCGTTTGGTGTTACCTGTTATTCATAAAAAAGAGTTTATGGATATTTCACTTAAAACCATCGAAATCAGCCGTAAAGGTACCGATGGCTTAATTTGTAAAGATAATATCCGTGCTGATATCGTGGTCGCTTTTTTTGTTAGAGTGAACAAGAATGCTAATGACGTCTTAAAAGTAGCAGAACGAATAGGCTGTAATCGAGCATCAGATCAAACCACTTTGGAAGAGATGTTTAGCGCAAAGTTTTCTGAAGCTCTGAAAACGGTGGGCAAGCAAATGGATTTTGAAGATCTCTATCGTGAGCGTGCCCAATTTAGAGAACAAATTATTGAACAATTAAGCCCTCCTGATAATGATTTAGGTGGGTACGATTTAAGTGATGTCGCTATTGATTACATCGAGCAAACCCCTCTTACCCAACTTGATGATCACAATATCTTAGACGCCCAAGGAATTCGAAAAATTACCGAGCTCACAGCGCAACAACATGTTCGTACAAATGAGTTGCAGCGTGAAGAAGAAATGCAAATTAAAAAGAAAGATGTTGAAGCTAAAGAAATGATTTTGGAGCTTGAGCGCCAACAAGCCGATGCAGAGGCCAAACAACAACGAGAGATCGCTTCAGTAAAAGCGCGGGAGCAAGCTGAAATTGATAAAGTACAAGCTGAAGAACAGTTAAAAGCTGAACGCGCTCGTATCGAAACCAACCAGGAAATTGAAGTCCAAGAACAAAACAAGCAGCGTGAAGTTGAGGTTGCCGAAAAAAACCGCGAGCGAGCTTTAGCCATTGAAACGGAAAAAGTTGAACGGGTCAGAGAATTAGAAGTCATTTCCCGTGAAAAAGAAGTAGAGTTGCAGCGCATCGCTAAAGAAAAAGCCTTAGAAGAAGAGCGTAAAGCTATTGCTGATGTAGTACGTGAAAGAGTCGCTGTTGATCGCACAGTTGCAGAAGAAGAAGAACAAATAAAAACCTTACGGGTAGTGGCTGAAGCAGATCGACAAAAACAAGTGACCGTCACTGATGCTGAAGCGGAAGCAGAGCAAGCCTTAGTTAAGCAAATTAAAGCGTCTGAAGCGGCAGAACAATGTGCACAACATGAAGCTAAACAAAAGCTCACCTTAGCCCAAGCTAAACTGGAAATTTCCGAAAAAGAAGCGCAAGCCAAAGTTCGCCTGGCAGA
This Spartinivicinus poritis DNA region includes the following protein-coding sequences:
- a CDS encoding YjfI family protein; translation: MDVTKLAEKFNALSYHDTYHFDCQPIPGAPPVLQVTVKELDELPVYVTITSQQILCIVYLWTEQEVKVDSKEALLNTLLELNVPMPLSSFAKADDKYLVYGALSLQSSFEDILHEIITLHDNAMEATSALAEYLV
- a CDS encoding flotillin family protein, encoding MDWLSTAMPIFVFIGIGVIVIFAILALVNKFYVKVEQGVAMIVNTMRKEPEVTFTGRLVLPVIHKKEFMDISLKTIEISRKGTDGLICKDNIRADIVVAFFVRVNKNANDVLKVAERIGCNRASDQTTLEEMFSAKFSEALKTVGKQMDFEDLYRERAQFREQIIEQLSPPDNDLGGYDLSDVAIDYIEQTPLTQLDDHNILDAQGIRKITELTAQQHVRTNELQREEEMQIKKKDVEAKEMILELERQQADAEAKQQREIASVKAREQAEIDKVQAEEQLKAERARIETNQEIEVQEQNKQREVEVAEKNRERALAIETEKVERVRELEVISREKEVELQRIAKEKALEEERKAIADVVRERVAVDRTVAEEEEQIKTLRVVAEADRQKQVTVTDAEAEAEQALVKQIKASEAAEQCAQHEAKQKLTLAQAKLEISEKEAQAKVRLAEGVKAEVAAPGLAQAEVEEAKALALEKTGLAEASVLKEKMQAEAQGAEQVGLAEAKVTAEKMASEAKGQEMQGMAEVRVKDADADSEEKQALVQVKVKVAEAEAIEKQGHAEAEAIRQRFKAEADGLREKFDAMTSMSDVARDHEEFRMKLDTSHAEKMAEIDISKDIAAYQAQVLSEAMKQAKIDIVGGGGDYFDSFVKSLSVGKAIDGAVEKSSTIQQVAGILTHFLANATNKKDTEAAKKLLEAAKEKLQPGDDS
- a CDS encoding OB-fold-containig protein, whose protein sequence is METFLSTIISFPTAIYTTLLGIVLCYWLFALIGMMDIDILDGDMDIDADGDIDGTAGISGLMVTLGLTGVPITIIISFLVFWGWLFTYFASLFLLQLLPFNWLQWLVGAGVIVISFGLSIILTARCIRPLKPFFKSHHHQESLVGRQCVISTSKVTEKFGQAICDLGSTELIINIRHKEPNSLKKGDKVTILEHNKEHNTYTVSELDLID